From the genome of Bacteroidales bacterium:
CATTTTACCGGTGACATCAATAAGAAGATCGGTCGACCAATCATCTCACCGATATTCCGAATCATTTCATCGGTAATATTAATCATCTCATCGGTAAGGGTATTCATTTCACCGGCAACATCAATAAGGAGACCGGTAGGACCATTCACTTCACCGGTGACATCAGTAAGGAGATCGGTATGACCAATCATTTCACCGATGAGGTCATTCACTTTATCGGTATGCTTATTCATCTCATCGGTATGATCAGTCACTTCAAGGATATGACAATTCATTTTACCGATAAGACCATTCATCTCATCGGTAACCCTATTCATTTTATCGGTATGATCATCTACTTCACCGATAAAGTTATCGAAGAGATCGGTACGACACGACAGCACGACTGCACGATGGAGCGACTGAACGAGGAACAATTCAGCCAATTCAAACTGAGCTTTTATCTTTAACGAATAAAAATCCAATCACCATCTAAAGACTTAGTTATCTTAACGGTCTTAGATTCCCCTGCTTCAGTCAGCGGGGGAGGCGCCTCTACACTATCGTTATAGCCCATGCTAAAAGTCATAGGTTTTAGAAATATCGATATTATTTTGTAATTTTGTTAAAAAATAAAGGATCATGATCACAGATAAACAAAGAAAAAATCTAATATTAAGGCGAATTCAGAAGTTACCTCCTGACAAAATTAAGGAACTTAATAAATTCATGGATAAGCTTGAGCAAGAGACTCCAAGAAAAAGGAAGATTTTATCCTACGCTGGTGCCTGGAGTGATATGGATGAGTCTACTTTAGATGATCTTACAAAAAATTTAATTTCCAGAAGACAAAAAAATAAGAGAAGATTTGAAGAATAGAGCACTTATTGATACAGATATACTCTCTTATTATTTTAAAGGAGAACGCAATGTTCTCAGGAATTTTGAAAAATATCTTGAGACTTTCGAAATAATAGAATTAAGCATTATCACCTATTATGAAATCTTAAGTGGTTTACAAGCTAAAAATGCTTTCAGACAATTAGAAATATTTGAAGAATTTGCCAAAGACAACATTGTAATCCCTTTAACTGAAAATTCCTGTAAAATATCCGCCGAATTATATTCCAACTTAAAACAAAAAGGTGAACTTATCGATGATATTGATTTATTAATAGCTGGAATAGCTATCGAGAATGAAATGACGATAGTGACTAATAATGAGAAGCATTTCCAGAGAATCCCGGGATTAAAAATTGAAAATTGGGCGCACGGCCTATAACATTGCATATATTCAACAGCGGGTGATGCAGAAGCTTATGGTTTTTAAAACTCAGCAAATGTCTTGTTTCGGGGATAAGGATGTAAGTCCAACCCCGCTGAAGAATATATGCCTTTCCGTTCCGGCCGGAATAAACCGTAAGCTGAGGTATATCTAAGAATATAACTAATGGCCACTTCATGACTACCTGATGACAATCAATGACTATTATATACATCTGTCAGCTACATCATTTCTGCCCTCAAACCCGCCTGCTGTCGGGCAGCATTCAAACTCCTGTCAAACTCCCGTCAAACCATTTCATGACCACCGAATGCCAATCATCCAATCCCGCATTTCGGCCGGCAGGCCCGCCTGTCCCAGTCGGGCAGGCAACCAATCAATCAAACTTTTTCATTTATTCTCTGCAACCTCTGCATTCACTTCTTCAGCAAACTCCTTCATTTCCTTTCTTATTTCCTCAACAATTTCCGGCTTTTCCGGTGCGCGGTTGAAGCGTTCACCGGGGTCCTCCTGCAGGTTGAAAAGCTGGGTTTTCCCATTCACTTCCCTGAGTTTCCATTCGCCCTTACGCATGGCCTGCAGTTCATTGCCCCTGAAATAGTAATATTCATTCCGGGGAGACTCATCGGTTTCCCCTTTCAGGAAAGGCAGCAGGTTGTATCCGTCGAGGGGATGGTCCGGCAGTTCAGCACCTCCTATTTTCAGCATTGTTTGGTATATATCCTGGGTTGCTGCCAGCTCATCGGTAACCCTGCCTTCCCGGATCATTCCAGGCCATTTCATCATGGCAGGTACACGGGCACCGCCTTCATAGGTTGTTGCTTTATGGCCCCGCAGCGGACCGGGTGATCCTGCGTGCCAGGGTTTGTTTCCTTCCTGCAGCATCCGGTCGGGCAGATCGAGCCAGGGGCCGTTGTCGGATGCGAAGAAAACAACGGTGTTTCCTGTGATGCCTTCTTCTTCCAGGGATTGGATCACCTGCCCAACACTCCAGTCGATGGTTTGGATTACATCCCCGTAAAGGCCTGCATTGGACTTTCCCCTGAATTTTTCTGTAGTATGAATGGGGAGGTGGGGCATGTTATAGGCCAGGTAGAGGAAGAAAGGCTTTTTCTTTCCGGCATGTGAGCTGATGAACTGACGTGCTCTTTTCGTATACCTTGTGGTAAGGGTGTTCTGGTTAACCGGATGTTCCACCATGGTGGTATCCTCATAAATGCCCAGCGGTACATCGGTTTGTACCCACGGCTTGCGCATGTCGTTGGAGTAGGGGAGTCCGAACCACGAATCGAAGCCCTGATTGACCGGAAGATACTTCTTTTGGGCATAGCCCAGATGCCATTTACCCAGCATGCCTGTTGCATATCCTGCTTCCTTAAGTCCTTCCGCCAGGGTAAGCTCGCTTTCAGGCAGACCGCCCTGACCACCTGAACCGGTTCCACCGCCGAAGTTCACCCGCTGCCTGTAGCGACCGGTCATCAGCTGGCAGCGGGAAGGAACACTCACCACTCCTGTTACAAAGGAGGTGAAACGGATGCCGTCACTGGCCAGCGAATCGATGTTGGGGGTGCGAATGGTGGCATTGCCATAGCAGGAAGGATCGCCGTAGCCCATGTCATCGGCAAACAGGATGACAATATTGGGGCGCTTTTCACTGGTTTTTTTCTTCTTTTGCTTTTCCTGCTTACAACTGCTAATACCAAGGGCGATCAGAAATACCAGGATGAGTTCATGGAAATGCTTGAAAAATGGGTTTTGCTTATGGAGGCAACAATCAATAAGTTGTTCCCAACTGTTTATTTTTGGGATCTTTTTCATAGGCGTGTATTTTGAAGTTTGATATCCTAATGGCTTACAGAGATGTTCATCCCTTAACAAATATAGCAAATATTCGCTTTGCAAAAAACCTTAAAATAATTACTTTTGATAAAGATTGGTATGTTCGGCGGTTTTTGAGAATATAGCATTGTAATTGCCGGTTCATTCAAAACGTGGATGCTCTGTTTGAAAATAAAAAAGCAATAAACAACATAACAAATTGAATTCCATGAATTATTTTAAATCTTTTCAGCATCTGTTCTTTATCATGTTTTTTACCGGTTTTGTTGCACTAAACGTTCAATGTTCCAATTACCAATCTCCGGAACCGGATAAAGCCGAAAAACAAAACCAGCGGCTGGGCCGGGGCATCAACCTGGGAAACGCCCTTGAGGCACCATCATTAGGTGAATGGGGCGTAGAGCTTAAAGAGGAGTATTTCGAGATGATATCGGAAAAAGGATTTAATTCCGTCCGCATTCCCATACGCTGGAATGCCCACACAAAAAAAGAAGAGCCTCATCAGATCAAGGAATCTTTCTTTGAAACCGTTGACTGGGCTATCGAAAACAGCCTGGAGAACGGACTGTATGTGGTGATCAATTTCCATCACTATGAACCGCTTTATGAAGCTCCGGAAGAGGAAAAAGAGCGGTTTCTGGCCTTGTGGGAGCAGGTGAGTGAACGTTACAGGGGCTACCCGGACAGTCTCTTCTTCGAGATACTTAACGAACCCCATGGCAACCTGACAGCCGAAAAGTGGAATTCGCTTTTAAAAGAAGCGCATCAGGTAATCCGTGATCGGCATCCGGAACGGACGCTTATTGTGGGTACTGCAGAATATGGTGGGGTAGGAGGCCTGAACAAGCTTGAGCTACCTCCTGATGACAACAATATCATTCTGACGGTGCATTATTACAATCCTTTCCACTTTACCCACCAGGGAGCAGGATGGGTTGACGGTTCCGATGAGTGGCTGGACACACCGTGGAATAATACCCCGGAAGAAAGGGAAAAAGTAAAAGAAGACCTGGAAGCTGTTATCAGCTATTCTGAAAAGCACAATGTTCCTGTTTATATGGGAGAATTTGGTGCTTACAGCAAAGCGCCCATGGATTCGCGGGTGCGCTGGACCAATTATTGTGCCCGGTTATTTGAAGAAAAAGGCTTTAGCTGGGCTTACTGGGAGTTTTGTTCAGGTTTTGGAATCTACAATCCCAACGACAAATCCTGGAACCAAGGGCTGGTTGATGCTTTGCTGCAAATGCGCATGCCTGAACCCTCGGATCAGTAAAATTTTCGGGGGTGTGAGATATTCACTAATCGTTCATTTTCTGAAAATCCGGTGTAATCACCTTGGATTTCGTTCAGTGGAATTTCAATTATCTGGAAGCTTAGCTCACCTCATTATACAATTGGAATTTTCTGGTTATAATAATAGAAAAATCCATGAAGTTATTGGCCGGGAAAACGATTATAAATAAATCAAGTTGTTTACTAGGGTTATTGTCACACAATTCGAATTGTAATCTGAATGTTAAAAACAAAAATTTTATCCTTCTATTCGTTTTTTACATAAATTAATTTAGTAGTGACAATACTAGCCTCAGCTTTTCGGGAACTGATAAATGATCGAATTGATGTTCATGCCTGCACCTACCGAAACCAAGACAATGGGATCGCCAGGATTCAGTGTCTGGTTTTCCATTTCTCCCTTGAGGATGAGATCCAGCATAATGGGTATGGTGCCCACTGAATTGTTACCAAGTTTGGAAATGGTCATGGGCATAATGTCTATGGGTATGTCTTTGATGCCATACAACTTGAAAAACCGTTTCAGCATGGCCTGGTCCATTTTTTCATTGGCCTGGTGGATCAATACCTTTTTTAAATCATGTACATCTACCCCCGCTTTTTCAACAGTCTGCTTAACTAGTGGGGGCACGGTATTGAGCGCATATTCAAATTGTTTTCTGCCATTCATTTTGAGAAAAATTTCGTCGCCCGGATAATTGGGATTGTTTGACTGTTCCATCCACATCAGGTAAGCTTCATTCAGAGCATCGGAACGGGTCAGGTGGGTGAGGATACCAACAGGTTTATCACTTTCTTTGGCTTCCAGTATTGTAGCTCCGGCACCGTCGGCAAATATCATACTGTCGCGATCGTGGGGGTCTGAAACTCTGGAAAGAGCCTCAGACCCAATTACCATAACCTTTTTTGCATCTCCGGCCTGGATGTAATAATTGGCCTGTATTAGCCCCTGTATCCAGCCGGGACATCCGAAAATGATATCATAGGCTACAGTAAAAGGATTTTCAATACCCATCTTTTGTTTGATCCTGGAAGCCAGACTGGGTAACATATCTACACTTCCCGTCGATTTTTTGACATCCCCGAAATTATGGGCCACAATAATGTAATCCAGTTCTTCCCGGTCTGTTTGTGCATCTTCCAAAGCCGCTTTGGCAGCCAAAAAGCCAAGGTCTGAATTTACCTGGTGGTCTTCGAGATATCTTCTCTCATGAATGCCGGTAATTTCCATGAACTTTTGAATGATCTCCTCATTCTCTTTGTCCATTTTCACTCCCGATTCATCATAAAACGTAGCATCTAAAAAATCTTCGTTTTTTACAACTTTGTTGGGAATGAAACTTCCCGTACCTTTTATGACAGAATAATAATTTTTTTGCATGGCTTATTTCTACAATAACGTTTGTTAGTTCCTGATCATTCTCTTGTATACGATGCCAAACAGAATGCCGGACAAAAATGATAAAAAAATGTTTGCATATCGATAAAAATACAAAATTAATGCAGTCTGGTTTTGATAATAAATTTATGGTGAAGTAATTATATAATTATTGTTTTTGCAGGTCATTAAATATATTGATCACCTTTTTGGATTGCCAGTTAACGGCACCTTCTTTTCTGAGAATGATCCTGTTATTGCGGCCAATTATCATGGAGGTGGGTAAAACGGAATAGGAAAATGATCCTTCAGGTTTTGATACCAATCTGTAAGAAGGGAAATCATAATCTTTTTCTTCCAGATACTTATGTTGTTCGGAAAAAGGCTGGTTGGAAAGGATTAAAAAGTGAACATCCTCACCATATTGTTTATATAGTTTTTCTATTGTAGGCATTTCCGCGCGGCAAGGTGGACACCAGGTTGCCCAGTAATTAATGAATACAGGTTTATCCAGGAAGTCAGTAAGTTCATAGCGATTACCTGCATCGTCCTGAAGTACCACACTGTTTTGGCCGTTCAAACTGGATGTCTCTTCTTTTGTTTCAACAGAAGTTAAGTACATCCTGATTTTCGAGCCGTAAGTCATCAGTTCCTTTCTGCTGGCCGGTATTAGCAGCAGAATAAGAATCAGTATAAAAAGCAAATCCGTTATTTTTCCAAACCAGGATTTTCTTTTGAATTTATGATATTCTTTTTTAAAAAATTTCCTCATAAT
Proteins encoded in this window:
- a CDS encoding type II toxin-antitoxin system VapC family toxin, which produces MKNRALIDTDILSYYFKGERNVLRNFEKYLETFEIIELSIITYYEILSGLQAKNAFRQLEIFEEFAKDNIVIPLTENSCKISAELYSNLKQKGELIDDIDLLIAGIAIENEMTIVTNNEKHFQRIPGLKIENWAHGL
- a CDS encoding sulfatase, translating into MKKIPKINSWEQLIDCCLHKQNPFFKHFHELILVFLIALGISSCKQEKQKKKKTSEKRPNIVILFADDMGYGDPSCYGNATIRTPNIDSLASDGIRFTSFVTGVVSVPSRCQLMTGRYRQRVNFGGGTGSGGQGGLPESELTLAEGLKEAGYATGMLGKWHLGYAQKKYLPVNQGFDSWFGLPYSNDMRKPWVQTDVPLGIYEDTTMVEHPVNQNTLTTRYTKRARQFISSHAGKKKPFFLYLAYNMPHLPIHTTEKFRGKSNAGLYGDVIQTIDWSVGQVIQSLEEEGITGNTVVFFASDNGPWLDLPDRMLQEGNKPWHAGSPGPLRGHKATTYEGGARVPAMMKWPGMIREGRVTDELAATQDIYQTMLKIGGAELPDHPLDGYNLLPFLKGETDESPRNEYYYFRGNELQAMRKGEWKLREVNGKTQLFNLQEDPGERFNRAPEKPEIVEEIRKEMKEFAEEVNAEVAENK
- a CDS encoding glycoside hydrolase family 5 protein produces the protein MNYFKSFQHLFFIMFFTGFVALNVQCSNYQSPEPDKAEKQNQRLGRGINLGNALEAPSLGEWGVELKEEYFEMISEKGFNSVRIPIRWNAHTKKEEPHQIKESFFETVDWAIENSLENGLYVVINFHHYEPLYEAPEEEKERFLALWEQVSERYRGYPDSLFFEILNEPHGNLTAEKWNSLLKEAHQVIRDRHPERTLIVGTAEYGGVGGLNKLELPPDDNNIILTVHYYNPFHFTHQGAGWVDGSDEWLDTPWNNTPEEREKVKEDLEAVISYSEKHNVPVYMGEFGAYSKAPMDSRVRWTNYCARLFEEKGFSWAYWEFCSGFGIYNPNDKSWNQGLVDALLQMRMPEPSDQ
- a CDS encoding ketoacyl-ACP synthase III, which gives rise to MQKNYYSVIKGTGSFIPNKVVKNEDFLDATFYDESGVKMDKENEEIIQKFMEITGIHERRYLEDHQVNSDLGFLAAKAALEDAQTDREELDYIIVAHNFGDVKKSTGSVDMLPSLASRIKQKMGIENPFTVAYDIIFGCPGWIQGLIQANYYIQAGDAKKVMVIGSEALSRVSDPHDRDSMIFADGAGATILEAKESDKPVGILTHLTRSDALNEAYLMWMEQSNNPNYPGDEIFLKMNGRKQFEYALNTVPPLVKQTVEKAGVDVHDLKKVLIHQANEKMDQAMLKRFFKLYGIKDIPIDIMPMTISKLGNNSVGTIPIMLDLILKGEMENQTLNPGDPIVLVSVGAGMNINSIIYQFPKS
- a CDS encoding TlpA family protein disulfide reductase, with the protein product MRKFFKKEYHKFKRKSWFGKITDLLFILILILLLIPASRKELMTYGSKIRMYLTSVETKEETSSLNGQNSVVLQDDAGNRYELTDFLDKPVFINYWATWCPPCRAEMPTIEKLYKQYGEDVHFLILSNQPFSEQHKYLEEKDYDFPSYRLVSKPEGSFSYSVLPTSMIIGRNNRIILRKEGAVNWQSKKVINIFNDLQKQ